The Bradyrhizobium sp. B097 genome contains the following window.
TGATGCTGGAGGCGGCGTCCTACACGACGATCGGCACAGTCACCTACGCGGCGCGAGAATTGCGCCACTGGCAGCCGAATTTCGCCAGGTAGGTTCAGCCGATCTATTTCGAGATGGCTTCATAAACCCTGATACTCGTGATGTAAGGATTGCCTTCGGCCATGCGCTGGGCCGCGTCGATACCTTCTGCCTCGACGATGATGAACCCGGTAATCGAATCGGGTCCCAACGGCAAATCGACAGTTCCCGATCGCGAGATTTCGCGCCCCTTAGCGAGCCTGCCCATCTCGACGATGTTGTCCTTGATCGATTCGAACCATCTGCCCCAGGCCGCCATGATCTTGGGCGTCGGAGTCTCGAATCCATAAGTCAGGAAAACGAATCGTTTCATTCTGTCCTCCGCGCGGTCTGGCGACGGTTGTGTTGTGTGCAGAACACCCTACATGGCACGGGCGACCGCGCCAACGGTGTGCTGGCCATTGACTCCAATTATTGTAGTTAGTACTATAAAAAATGTAGTATGGTCTGTTGGCGGTCGTATCGGCATGCCGTTCGCGGCCGATCCGTCGGAGGGGAGCTGTCGATGTCGGTTGTTTCCGCGGGTGAAAGTTCGAGGTCCAGCCGTAGCTTCTGGCTCGGGGTCGCCGCCTATCTCGCTCCGACATTCCCGCTCGGCTTCTTCTGGCATTTGGCTTGGTTTGAGGGCACTTACCGTGCTCTCGCCATCTACCGGGCCGATCCGATCATTCCGCTCGGCCTGGCTTCGATGGCGGTTCAGGCCATGATTTTCTCCTGGGCCTATCCTCGGCTGTTTCCCGCCGATCGTGGGTCCGCGCTGAAGGCTGGCTTGCTGTACGGCCTTGTGATGGGGCTGTTGTCGTGGTCGTTCACCACATTGGCGGTTGCTGCCAAGCACCCGGTTGCCTCAATCGTCGACTACATGGTGCTCGAGACCGGCTTCACCTTCGTGCAATTCCTGATCGTCGGCCCCTTGATGGCCTTGGCGCATCGAAATTGACCTTAGACGCCGGCGCAGTCATCATTGCTTGATGAGTGGCACCACCTACCGTCAGTTTTGCGCACTCGCTCGCGCGGCCGAGATCGTCGGCGAGCGATGGACGTTGTTGATTATCCGAGAGCTGTTGATCGGCCCCAAACGGTTCAGCGATCTCCTCAATCACCTCAATGGCATGAGCCCGACATTGCTGACATCCCGGCTCGCCGCATTGATCGAGAGCGGCGTGATCAGGAAGATCGACTGGCAGGGGCCGGTGACGGCGCAACTCTACGAATTGACGGAGTCGGGGCGCGAAATCCAGCCGGCGATCCGGGAGTTGATCCGATGGGGCGGACGCTATCTGTTTCCGCCGCGCGCCGACGACGAATTCGAGCCGGATTGGGTGCTGCTCGGCTTGGATGCGATTGCCAGGCGGACACCGGTGCCGGCCATCAAGGTCGGGCTGGTGGTCACCCATGGAAAGAAGTCGGCGGGCTTCACGGTCGCGGGCGGAGACCGCGGCACGACGATTACCCGGGGGGAGGCCGGTTGCAAGGCGACCCTGCAGGCACCCTTCGATGCACTGTTGCAGATCGTCGGCAAGCGCATCTCGCTCGACAAGGCGATTGCCGACAAGCGAGCAAAGCTACGCGGACCGGCCGCACCAGTGCGACAACTGCCGCTGCTGTTCGACCTTGCAGATCGGTTGTCTTGACGAAGCTGCGTCATCGGTGGCGAGCGGATCGCCCATGCCACTAATTTGCCCGACGGCGCAAGCCCTCGCAGTAAATATATTTCGCTTTATCAGAAGTGCAGGATCGCCCGGTCGAGCCGGGCGATGACACCGCGGTGCTTGGCGTCTTGAATCGTGAACCATCCTCAGTGTCGTCCCGGCGAAGGCCGGGACCCATTACCACAAATGCGAATTGTTGCGTGACGCCGGGGCCACGGCTTGTTTCCAACAACACAACCCTGTGGTTATGGGTCCCGGCCTTCGCCGGGACGACGAGAGGAGGGAGCTATTTGCTCGGCTCAATCATCACTCCGCCGCTTGCTCGCGCAGCCGCTGCGCGTAGACGTTGATGATCAGCGCCGCGAGCAGGATCAGGCCGCGGATCAGGATCTTCAGGAAGCTGTCGATGTTGACGTGGTCGAGGCCGTTGTTGAGCACGCCGAGCACGAACAGGCCGACGATGGTGTTGCCGATGCCGCCGCGGCCGCCGAACAGGCTGGTGCCGCCGACCACGACCGCCGCGATGGAGTCGAGCAGATATGTGTCGAACTCGTTCTGCTGCGCGCTGCCGAAATGCGCGACCCCGAGCATGCCGCCGATCCCGGAGCAGACCGCCGAGATCACCATCACGCTGCCGAGGATGAGCTTGACGTTGAGGCCGGCAAATTCCGCGGCCTCGCGGTTGCCGCCGACCATGTAGACGTAGCGGCCGAAGCGCGTGTAGGTCAGCACCAGATGGCCGCCAAGCAGCATCACCGCGGCGACGATCACGATCCAGGGGATGCCGCCGATCGAGCCCGAGCCGAGCGTCGTGATCAGCGGCGGCACCTTGTAGGCGATCTGGCCGCGCACCAGGAGCGCCGAGACGCCGGCCGCGATCTGCATCATGGCCAGCGTCATGATGAAGGAGGGGATGCCGATCACGGTCAGGCCCAGCGCGTTGACGAGGCCAAGCAGCGCGCACAGCGCCAGCGCCAGCAGGATCGCGGCAAAGCCAGGCATCGGGACATTGGCGATGTTGACGTAGGACTCCTGCAGCGTGAAGTACGCCACCGCAATGCCGGTGACGTTGGCGATGCTGGCGATCGACAGGTCGATCTCGGCGCACAGGATCACGAAGGTGAGGCCGACCGCGATGATGCCGGTGACCGACACCTGCGTCAGGATATTGCCGAGATTGTCGATGGTCGCAAACGACGGGCTCGCGATCGCGAAGAAGCCGCTGAGGAAGATCAGCGTCAGGAACGGCGCGATGTTGCGCATCTGCGAGCGCAGGAACGGCGCCAGCCCGCGCGGCCGCTTGTGATCGGCCGGGCTCGTCGCGCTGTCACTGCTCGCCATCATCCCACTCCATTAGGCGCGCTGAGCTGGTCATCGCGCTTTCTCCAATTGTTTGAGCATGATCTCGTCGGAAAACCGCTTCGCACTTTTCCGGATCATGCTCTAGGCCGCCTCGAGCAGCCGATCCTTGCTGACCGCTTCGCCCGCAAACTCACGCACCACCGCACCGCGCTTCAGCACCAGGATCCGGTCGGCCAGCGACAGCACCGTTTCCGGCTCGGTCGACAGCACGATGATCGCCAGTCCCTTGGCGCGGAGGTCGCGCACGATGTTGATCACGTCGTTCTTGGCGCCGACATCCATGCCGCGGGTCGGCTCGCACAGCACCAGCAGGCGCGGCGGGTAGGTCAGCCATTTCGCCAGCGCCACCTTCTGCTGGTTGCCGCCGGAGAGCATGCCGAGATCGAGGCCAACCACCGGCGGCCTGATCTGCAACTGCTCGACCTGGCGCTGGGCGATGGCGCGCTCGCGCACCGGCTTGAGCAGCAGCGCCGAGATCCGCTCGAGAATGCTGATCGAGATATTCTTGTAGACCGGCTCCTGGTGGAACAGCATGGCGCGGCGGCTCTCCGGCACCAGCGCGACGCCGGCCCGCCGCGCCGCCGCGGTGCTGCGGAATGTCTTGGCGGAGCCATCGACAACAAGCGTTCCGCCGTCCGGCCGAAGCTTGCCGAACAGAACCCGCGACAGCTCCAATTGGCCGCAGCCCATGAAGCCGTAGATGCCGAGCACTTCGCCGGCGCGGGCCTCGAACGAGACGTCCTGCAGGCTGCGGCGGAGCGAAAGCTGGTCGACCTTCAGCACCGTCGAACCGCCACCCGGTTGCGGGAGCATCAGGTCATCGGTGTAGCTGTGCTCCAGCGCCTCGCCGCCGCGGCCGATCATGGCCTCGATCAGCGCGCCCTTGGTGGTGTCCGCGGACGCGGTCTCGGCGATCTTGCGCCCGTTGCGGAACACGGTCACCACGTCGGAGACCCGCAGGATGTCCTCGATGAAATGCGAGATGAAGACGATGCTGGTACCTTCGTCCCGGAGCCTGTGCAGCGTCGTGAACAGGCGCTCGACCTCGGGCGGGGAGAGGGCGGATGTCGGCTCGTCCAGGATGATGATGCGCGCGCCGGAGAACAGCACGCGGGCGATCTCGATCAGCTGCTGCAGGCCGATCGGCAGGTCGCCGAGCCGCGTCATCGGATCGACGTCGATGCCGAACCGCGACAGCTGCTCGCCGGCCTCGCGCGCCATCCGCCGCCATTGCACAAAGCCGAGGCGGTTGGTCGGCTGGTTGCCGAGGAAGACGTTCTCGGCGACGGTGAGATCAGGCGCGACGCTGAGCTCCTGATGCACCATGCCGATGCCGGCGGCATGGGCGTCGCGGGTGGAGCGGAACCGGGTTTCCTTGCCGTCGAGCACGAAGCGGCCGGAGAACTCCGGGTGCACGCCCGCGATGATCTTCATCAGCGTGCTTTTTCCGGCGCCGTTCTCGCCGACGAGACCATGGATCTCGCCGGCGTGCAGCGCGAAGTCGACCCCACGAAGGGCTTCGACACCGCCGAAGGCCTTCGTGATCTGGTTCAACTCCAGGATCGGGGAGCGTCCCTGCGACATGCGGACGGCTCAGATCAGGAAGTGATCCTCCATCCATTGCATGCCGGCGGCGTTGGCCTTGGTCACGACGGGACCATCGGTCACGACGTTCTTCGGAATGCCCTGGCCGCTCTTCTCGCCGCCGACCACGGCCGCGACGCCCGCGACGATCGCGCCGCCATGGATGCGGCAGGACGGATTGCGGACGGTTGCGAACATGCGGCCTTCGCTGACCGCCTGGATCGCCGGCGGCATGGCGTCGACGCCGCCGATCAGGATGTTGGTGCGGTTGTGCGCCTTCATGATGTTGGCGGCGGCGAGCGCCATGTCGTCATTGTGGAAGAAGGCGGCGTCGATCTGCGGATACTTCGTCAGATAGGTTTCCCAGAGGCGGGCGGTCTTGGAGACGTCCCAGTCGGCGGGCTGGGTGTCCAGCACCTCAATGTTCGGGAACTGCTTCACGACGGAGTTGAAGCCCTTGGCGCGGCCCTGCGCGCCGGTGTGGCCGAGCGCGCCCTGGGTCATGATGACTTTGCCCTTGCCGCCGATCGCGTTGCACAGCGCTTGCGTCACGGAGGCGCCCATGAACTCGTTGTCGGGGGCGAGGAACGAATGGACGTTGATCTGGTCGAGCGGCGCAATCAGCGTGTCCATGTCGATCACGGGGGTGCCGGCGTCGATCATCTTCTGCACCGGCTGGGTCAGCGTGCCGATGCCGAATGCCTGGATCGCGACGAAGTCCCATTTCTGCGAGGCCATGTTGTCGATCGCGGCGCGCTGCTTGACGGCATCGAGCTGGCCGTCGAACCAGGTCACCTCGACATTGAACAGCTTGCCCCAGAATTCGGCGGCCTGCTTGCCCTGCGCGCACCATGTCGCCTGCAGTCCGGCGTTGGAGAACGCGGCCTTCAGCGGTTTTTCCGAACGTCCCATTTCGGCTGCGAGCGCGGACGTCACGCCCATTCCGGCGAACAGGCCGGCCGCAGCTCCGCCTGCCGCCGCCAATTGCAAAAGGTCGCGCCGTGTCGTCGACGCCTTGTCCATCCCCTTGTCGGTCCCTGGCATTGTTTGCTCCCTCTTCGTTTTTCTGACCGTCGGCGTCAGTTGCACGCGCCGCGGATAAAGGGAGTGTGTCACAATCGGAACGGTGACGCTACGCCTTCGCGTCCACGAGATGTTTCTGCTGCAGCACGATGGCCTCGATGTCGCGAAGCAGCTTGTGCCACGCAGCATCGATGTCCGCAGACCATTGCTCATCGAGAATGTCGCGCAAGCAGTCCGCGATCACGGCGAAGAATGCGACGAACAATTCGCGCGGCGTCCCGTAGGCATCATGCGAGAACACCTCGGATTCGATCAGGCGAAAATGTCCGCGGCGCTCGCCCGCGAAATCGAGGATGGCTTCGATCGCGAGCGCCAGCATCGAGCCTTTCACCGGCTCGCTGCCTTCGGTGCGAAACATCGCCTGCGCCTCGGGATGTTCGCGAAACAGGCGCTGGTACACCAACGGCGTCAGATCATCGCAAGCCGCCGCTGCGAGTTCAAAACTGCGTTCGATCGGATTCGACGATGGAGTCATGGCGCTTTGCGATCATCACATAAAAAAAGAGCAGGGCTCCAAGCCCTGCTCCAAAAATTGTGTCGACCCTATTTGCCCCAAAAATTCGGTTTGATCTTGATTGATGGGGTGACGCTGCTTGTGCGCGTCGGGCTCCTCCCGAGACTTGGACCACCAGGACACACCTCGCGGCTGGCCTGAGCCCGAATTGGTAGACTATCTTTCCAGCCTTGTCATCATTTTCGGCAACGATTGTTCAAATTTCGAGCAATTTGCGAAATGATTGGGATGATGCCACCGGCAGTTGCGAAAGTGAGCTGAAAACACGTGACGGGGTAAGGGGATACAAAGGCCGGTGGAGTGGCCGTGACGCAAGTGTCACGTCCGGCAATTTCCGCCTGCCGGAAGAAACGAGCGAGGTCGATGATCTCGACTTCCGACGGCTGTGGTGGTTAGTTCCGTCCCGGATGGGTTTTGCGATGCGCCGGCGGCTGAAGATTTTTCTGCCCATAGTCCTGGTTGCCCTGCTGGTGCAGATTTTCGCACCGATCGGGGCCTGCTGGGCGGCTAGCCTTGCCCTGTCCGATCCGCTCGCGGCCGCCACCATCTGCCATGGCAATGCCGGCTCCGGGGCCGGGCACGGTGACCAGACCGGTCATGATGCCCATGACGGTTGTTGCTCCGCATGCAGCGTGCTGCAGACCGGTGCGCCCATTGATAACCCGGAGATCACGGCGCAGGCCGTCGAGCGGCCTTCGACGCGGATCGCCTGGCTCGATTTCGCACCCGGGCTGACCGGTTCCAGGCCCATTTCTCGCGCCCAGGCGCGCGCTCCGCCGTTTCTGTCGTAAAGCGTTGCGGCCACCGGCCGCTGAGACCTTTGCACATCAACGCCTGCGGAGATTCCCATGCTCATCCGTCTCGCCCGCGTGGCCCTGCCGGGGCTCGCAATTGCGCTCGTTCCATTTTCTGGAGGTATCGCCCACGAAATCGTCGGCAATCGCTTCTTTCCGGCTACGCTTGGCATCGACGATCCTGGCGTGAATGACGAACTGTCACTGCCGACGGTGTCAAGTTTCAATACCGGCGACGATCCGTCATTTCGACAGCGCGACTTCTCCGGCGAATTTTCGAAGCGAATCACTGAAGCGTTCGCGATCTCGATCGGCACGACCTACAGCGTTTTCAGTCCGCCGGGCGGCCCCACTGGCGTAGGTGCCCACGGATTCCAAAACCTCGACACGACTTTCAAGTATCGCGTCTTCAAGAACCCCGAGCATGAATTCGTGATGTCGGTCGGGTTGAGCATCGAATGGGGCGGCACCGGCGCCAACAGTGTCGGAGCCGATCCGTTCAACACCTACACGCCGACCGTCTTTTTCGGCAAAGGCCTCGGCGACCTGCCCGACACCCTGTCGTGGTTGCGTCCCGTTGCAGTCACCGGGCAGGTTGGCTACGCCATACCCGGCAGGCGTTCCACCACGACTTTCGGGGTCGATCCCGATACTGGTGAGCTGACCTCCGACACCGAGTTTCATCCGCAGGTGCTGAACTGGGGTGGAACGATTCAGTACAGCATGCCCTATCTGAAATCTGCCGTCGTCGATCTCGGCCTGCCGGATTTCGTCAATCATTTGATCCCGCTAGTCGAGGCCACACTTCAGACGCCGGTTGCGAACACGCTGACGTCGGGCACGATGACCACCGGGACTATCAACCCCGGCGTTCTCTGGGTCGGGAACACCTATCAGCTCGGTGTCGAGGCGCTTATTCCGATCAATCGTCAAAGCGGAACCCGCGTCGGGGTGATTGCCCAGCTCCATCTCTATCTCGACGATATCGACCCGCACGGAATCGGCAGGCCGATCTTCGGCGGCCCGGTCCAGCCCGCAAGCCCGTTTGCGAGGAATTGATCATGCGGCGCTCATCCTGGATCTCGGTCATCGCGCTGGTGTTGCTGTTTGCTGCTGACGGAGCGGCCGCCCACGCGTTCCTTGATCATGCCGAGCCGCGCGTCGGCAACAAGGTGGCCAGCGCTCCGCGTGAGGTCACGCTTTGGTTCACGCAAAAACTAGAGCCCGCGTTCAGTGGCATCACCGTGACCAATGCCGCCGGCGAGCGCATTGACGCCGGCAAGGCCCGTGTCAGCGGCAATCAGATGTCGATCCCGCTGCGGCCTGGTGGCACCGGTACCTACCACGTGAACTGGCATGTGCTGTCGGTGGACACGCATACTACGGACGGAAGCTTTACCTTTCAGGTCGGCCAATAAGACCCGGGTGTGTCTATGGACTGGCTCGGGGCAGGGGGACCGTTGATTGCGACGCGCGCGATCCACTTCGCGGCGACCGCGATCACGGCCGGTACGGTTGTGTTTCGGATGGTGGTTGCGGCGCCGGTGCTGCATGCGGAAGCTGCGGTCGCAGAGGCATTCCGGGCGCGAACCCGGCGTGGAGCGTGGATTGGCTTGTTGGTCGCCATGGCGTCGGGGATGATCTGGCTGTTGCTGGAGACTGCATCGATGAGCGGGCGTCCGTTTGGCGATGTGCAGATGCTGTCGACAGTCCTGAGCGAGACACAATTTGGACAGGTCACGGAAATTCGCCTCGGTTTGGCAGTCGTGCTGGCCGCAAGCTTGGCGTACGGTCGTCTGGGCGGAGCGGACTGGCTCGCATTTGCCGTGGCACTCGGCCTGGTCGCAAGCCTTGCCTGGACCGGTCACGCCGGTGCGACAGCCGGTGAAGCCGGCAACTTGCATGTCGCCGCGGATGCGTTGCATCTCTGTGCCGCGGCCGCCTGGATCGGGGGTCTCTTGTCATTGATCCTTTTCTTCGCGACGGTACGACGAACGCAGCGCTCGACGTGCGCGCCACTCGTCCTTTGGGCAACAAGACGGTTCTCGATCGTGGGTATCGTCAGCGTGGCAGGCCTCTCGGTGACCGGCGCCGTCAACGCCTATTTTCTCGTCGGTTCACTTCAAGGGCTGCTGGTCACTGAATATGGCCGGCTGCTGATCCTCAAGCTTGTTGTGTTCGCGATCATGTTGGCGCTCGCCGCGATCAACCGGCTGTGGCTGACACCCCGACTCGCCCTGTCCGACGCCGGTGCCCTTCGCGGACTCTCGCGCAACAGTGCGATCGAGTTCGCCCTTGGCTTGGTCGTCGTTCTCATGGTCGGCATGCTCGGCACACTCCATCCTGCCATTCATCTCGTTGGGCCATAATGTCGCAAAGGCAATGGGAAGAACGTTGGAGTGACGACCATAGGAAGCCGCGCCTGCTCTCGACTCCGGACAACCGGAATGATTAATGGGCACCGGATGGGTTTTGCGATGCGCCGGCGGCTGAAGAATTTTCTGCCCATAGTCCTGGTTGCCCTGCTGGTGCAGATTTTTGCACCGATCGGGGCCTGCTGGGCGGCGAGCCTTGCTGCGTCCGATCCGCTCGCGGCCGCCACCATCTGCCATGGCAATGCCGGCTCCGGAGCCGGGCAGGGTGACCAGACCGGTCATGATGCCCATGACGGCTGTTGCTCCGCGTGCAGCGTGCTGCAGACCGGTGCGCCCGTTGATAACCCGGAGATCACGGCTCACGCCGTCGAGCGGCCTTCAACGCGCATCGCCTGGCTTGATTTCGCCGGCGAATTCGATCGTTCGCAGGCGCA
Protein-coding sequences here:
- a CDS encoding helix-turn-helix domain-containing protein, which produces MSGTTYRQFCALARAAEIVGERWTLLIIRELLIGPKRFSDLLNHLNGMSPTLLTSRLAALIESGVIRKIDWQGPVTAQLYELTESGREIQPAIRELIRWGGRYLFPPRADDEFEPDWVLLGLDAIARRTPVPAIKVGLVVTHGKKSAGFTVAGGDRGTTITRGEAGCKATLQAPFDALLQIVGKRISLDKAIADKRAKLRGPAAPVRQLPLLFDLADRLS
- a CDS encoding ABC transporter permease — its product is MASSDSATSPADHKRPRGLAPFLRSQMRNIAPFLTLIFLSGFFAIASPSFATIDNLGNILTQVSVTGIIAVGLTFVILCAEIDLSIASIANVTGIAVAYFTLQESYVNIANVPMPGFAAILLALALCALLGLVNALGLTVIGIPSFIMTLAMMQIAAGVSALLVRGQIAYKVPPLITTLGSGSIGGIPWIVIVAAVMLLGGHLVLTYTRFGRYVYMVGGNREAAEFAGLNVKLILGSVMVISAVCSGIGGMLGVAHFGSAQQNEFDTYLLDSIAAVVVGGTSLFGGRGGIGNTIVGLFVLGVLNNGLDHVNIDSFLKILIRGLILLAALIINVYAQRLREQAAE
- a CDS encoding sugar ABC transporter ATP-binding protein; this translates as MSQGRSPILELNQITKAFGGVEALRGVDFALHAGEIHGLVGENGAGKSTLMKIIAGVHPEFSGRFVLDGKETRFRSTRDAHAAGIGMVHQELSVAPDLTVAENVFLGNQPTNRLGFVQWRRMAREAGEQLSRFGIDVDPMTRLGDLPIGLQQLIEIARVLFSGARIIILDEPTSALSPPEVERLFTTLHRLRDEGTSIVFISHFIEDILRVSDVVTVFRNGRKIAETASADTTKGALIEAMIGRGGEALEHSYTDDLMLPQPGGGSTVLKVDQLSLRRSLQDVSFEARAGEVLGIYGFMGCGQLELSRVLFGKLRPDGGTLVVDGSAKTFRSTAAARRAGVALVPESRRAMLFHQEPVYKNISISILERISALLLKPVRERAIAQRQVEQLQIRPPVVGLDLGMLSGGNQQKVALAKWLTYPPRLLVLCEPTRGMDVGAKNDVINIVRDLRAKGLAIIVLSTEPETVLSLADRILVLKRGAVVREFAGEAVSKDRLLEAA
- a CDS encoding sugar ABC transporter substrate-binding protein, which produces MPGTDKGMDKASTTRRDLLQLAAAGGAAAGLFAGMGVTSALAAEMGRSEKPLKAAFSNAGLQATWCAQGKQAAEFWGKLFNVEVTWFDGQLDAVKQRAAIDNMASQKWDFVAIQAFGIGTLTQPVQKMIDAGTPVIDMDTLIAPLDQINVHSFLAPDNEFMGASVTQALCNAIGGKGKVIMTQGALGHTGAQGRAKGFNSVVKQFPNIEVLDTQPADWDVSKTARLWETYLTKYPQIDAAFFHNDDMALAAANIMKAHNRTNILIGGVDAMPPAIQAVSEGRMFATVRNPSCRIHGGAIVAGVAAVVGGEKSGQGIPKNVVTDGPVVTKANAAGMQWMEDHFLI
- a CDS encoding globin, translating into MTPSSNPIERSFELAAAACDDLTPLVYQRLFREHPEAQAMFRTEGSEPVKGSMLALAIEAILDFAGERRGHFRLIESEVFSHDAYGTPRELFVAFFAVIADCLRDILDEQWSADIDAAWHKLLRDIEAIVLQQKHLVDAKA
- a CDS encoding DUF2946 domain-containing protein; this translates as MSSFSATIVQISSNLRNDWDDATGSCESELKTRDGVRGYKGRWSGRDASVTSGNFRLPEETSEVDDLDFRRLWWLVPSRMGFAMRRRLKIFLPIVLVALLVQIFAPIGACWAASLALSDPLAAATICHGNAGSGAGHGDQTGHDAHDGCCSACSVLQTGAPIDNPEITAQAVERPSTRIAWLDFAPGLTGSRPISRAQARAPPFLS
- a CDS encoding copper resistance CopC family protein; this translates as MRRSSWISVIALVLLFAADGAAAHAFLDHAEPRVGNKVASAPREVTLWFTQKLEPAFSGITVTNAAGERIDAGKARVSGNQMSIPLRPGGTGTYHVNWHVLSVDTHTTDGSFTFQVGQ
- the copD gene encoding copper homeostasis membrane protein CopD, encoding MDWLGAGGPLIATRAIHFAATAITAGTVVFRMVVAAPVLHAEAAVAEAFRARTRRGAWIGLLVAMASGMIWLLLETASMSGRPFGDVQMLSTVLSETQFGQVTEIRLGLAVVLAASLAYGRLGGADWLAFAVALGLVASLAWTGHAGATAGEAGNLHVAADALHLCAAAAWIGGLLSLILFFATVRRTQRSTCAPLVLWATRRFSIVGIVSVAGLSVTGAVNAYFLVGSLQGLLVTEYGRLLILKLVVFAIMLALAAINRLWLTPRLALSDAGALRGLSRNSAIEFALGLVVVLMVGMLGTLHPAIHLVGP
- a CDS encoding DUF2946 domain-containing protein produces the protein MGFAMRRRLKNFLPIVLVALLVQIFAPIGACWAASLAASDPLAAATICHGNAGSGAGQGDQTGHDAHDGCCSACSVLQTGAPVDNPEITAHAVERPSTRIAWLDFAGEFDRSQAHHSAQARAPPLFS